In Brienomyrus brachyistius isolate T26 chromosome 3, BBRACH_0.4, whole genome shotgun sequence, the following proteins share a genomic window:
- the LOC125738812 gene encoding elastin-like isoform X5: MYLTKGVLPGTGQVYLTKGVLPGTDQVYLTKGVLPGTGLMYLTKGVLPGTDQVYLTKGVLPGTDQVYLTKGVLPGTGQVYLTKGVLPGIDQVYLTKGVLPGTGQVYLTKGVLPGTGQVYLTKGVLPGIDQVYLTKGVLPGTGQVYLTKGVLPGTGQVYLTKGVLPGTGQVYLTKGVLPGTGQVYLTKGVLPGTGLVYLIKVTLIIYKQHCSFDAQLTQVLPRLQCTNDP, encoded by the exons ATGTACCTAACGAAAGGCGTCCTGCCCGGGACCGGCCAGGTGTACCTAACGAAAGGCGTCCTGCCCGGTACCGACCAGGTGTACCTAACGAAAGGCGTCCTGCCCGGGACCGGCCTGATGTACCTAACGAAAGGCGTCCTGCCCGGTACCGACCAGGTGTACCTAACGAAAGGCGTCCTGCCCGGTACCGACCAGGTGTACCTAACGAAAGGCGTCCTGCCCGGGACCGGCCAGGTGTAC CTAACGAAAGGCGTCCTGCCCGGTATCGACCAGGTGTACCTAACGAAAGGCGTCCTGCCCGGGACCGGCCAGGTGTACCTAACAAAAGGCGTCCTGCCCGGGACCGGCCAGGTGTACCTAACGAAAGGCGTCCTGCCCGGTATCGACCAGGTGTACCTAACGAAAGGCGTCCTGCCCGGGACCGGCCAGGTGTACCTAACGAAAGGCGTCCTGCCCGGGACCGGCCAGGTGTACCTAACGAAAGGCGTCCTGCCCGGGACCGGCCAGGTGTACCTAACGAAAGGCGTCCTGCCCGGGACCGGCCAGGTGTACCTAACGAAAGGCGTCCTGCCCGGGACCGGcttggtgtacctaataaaagtAACACTCATCATATACAAACAGCACTGTAGCTTCGACGCCCAGCTCACTCAGGTGCTGCCTAGGCTTCAGTGTACCAATGATCCATAG
- the LOC125738812 gene encoding uncharacterized protein LOC125738812 isoform X20 has protein sequence MYLTKGVLPGTGQVYLTKGVLPGTDQVYLTKGVLPGTGLMYLTKGVLPGTDQVYLTKGVLPGTDQVYLTKGVLPGTGQVYLTKGVLPGTGQVYLTKGVLPGIDQVYLTKGVLPGTGQVYLTKGVLPGTGQVYLTKGVLPGTGQVYLTKGVLPGTGLVYLIKVTLIIYKQHCSFDAQLTQVLPRLQCTNDP, from the exons ATGTACCTAACGAAAGGCGTCCTGCCCGGGACCGGCCAGGTGTACCTAACGAAAGGCGTCCTGCCCGGTACCGACCAGGTGTACCTAACGAAAGGCGTCCTGCCCGGGACCGGCCTGATGTACCTAACGAAAGGCGTCCTGCCCGGTACCGACCAGGTGTACCTAACGAAAGGCGTCCTGCCCGGTACCGACCAGGTGTACCTAACGAAAGGCGTCCTGCCCGGGACCGGCCAGGTGTACCTAACGAAAGGCGTCCTGCCCGGGACCGGCCAGGTGTACCTAACGAAAGGCGTCCTGCCCGGTATCGACCAGGTGTACCTAACGAAAGGCGTCCTGCCCGGGACCGGCCAGGTGTAC CTAACGAAAGGCGTCCTGCCCGGGACCGGCCAGGTGTACCTAACGAAAGGCGTCCTGCCCGGGACCGGCCAGGTGTACCTAACGAAAGGCGTCCTGCCCGGGACCGGcttggtgtacctaataaaagtAACACTCATCATATACAAACAGCACTGTAGCTTCGACGCCCAGCTCACTCAGGTGCTGCCTAGGCTTCAGTGTACCAATGATCCATAG
- the LOC125738812 gene encoding elastin-like isoform X21: MYLTKGVLPGTGQVYLTKGVLPGTDQVYLTKGVLPGTGLMYLTKGVLPGTDQVYLTKGVLPGTDQVYLTKGVLPGTGQVYLTKGVLPGIDQVYLTKGVLPGTGQVYLTKGVLPGTGQVYLTKGVLPGTGQVYLTKGVLPGTGQVYLTKGVLPGTGLVYLIKVTLIIYKQHCSFDAQLTQVLPRLQCTNDP; this comes from the exons ATGTACCTAACGAAAGGCGTCCTGCCCGGGACCGGCCAGGTGTACCTAACGAAAGGCGTCCTGCCCGGTACCGACCAGGTGTACCTAACGAAAGGCGTCCTGCCCGGGACCGGCCTGATGTACCTAACGAAAGGCGTCCTGCCCGGTACCGACCAGGTGTACCTAACGAAAGGCGTCCTGCCCGGTACCGACCAGGTGTACCTAACGAAAGGCGTCCTGCCCGGGACCGGCCAGGTGTAC CTAACGAAAGGCGTCCTGCCCGGTATCGACCAGGTGTACCTAACGAAAGGCGTCCTGCCCGGGACCGGCCAGGTGTACCTAACGAAAGGCGTCCTGCCCGGGACCGGCCAGGTGTACCTAACGAAAGGCGTCCTGCCCGGGACCGGCCAGGTGTACCTAACGAAAGGCGTCCTGCCCGGGACCGGCCAGGTGTACCTAACGAAAGGCGTCCTGCCCGGGACCGGcttggtgtacctaataaaagtAACACTCATCATATACAAACAGCACTGTAGCTTCGACGCCCAGCTCACTCAGGTGCTGCCTAGGCTTCAGTGTACCAATGATCCATAG
- the LOC125738812 gene encoding elastin-like isoform X19, translating to MYLTKGVLPGTGQVYLTKGVLPGTGQVYLTKGVLPGTGQVYLTKGVLPGIDQVYLTKGVLPGTGQVYLTKGVLPGTGQVYLTKGVLPGIDQVYLTKGVLPGTGQVYLTKGVLPGTGQVYLTKGVLPGTGQVYLTKGVLPGTGQVYLTKGVLPGTGLVYLIKVTLIIYKQHCSFDAQLTQVLPRLQCTNDP from the exons ATGTACCTAACGAAAGGCGTCCTGCCCGGGACCGGCCAGGTGTAC CTAACGAAAGGCGTCCTGCCCGGGACCGGCCAGGTGTACCTAACGAAAGGCGTCCTGCCCGGGACCGGCCAGGTGTACCTAACGAAAGGCGTCCTGCCCGGTATCGACCAGGTGTACCTAACGAAAGGCGTCCTGCCCGGGACCGGCCAGGTGTACCTAACAAAAGGCGTCCTGCCCGGGACCGGCCAGGTGTACCTAACGAAAGGCGTCCTGCCCGGTATCGACCAGGTGTACCTAACGAAAGGCGTCCTGCCCGGGACCGGCCAGGTGTACCTAACGAAAGGCGTCCTGCCCGGGACCGGCCAGGTGTACCTAACGAAAGGCGTCCTGCCCGGGACCGGCCAGGTGTACCTAACGAAAGGCGTCCTGCCCGGGACCGGCCAGGTGTACCTAACGAAAGGCGTCCTGCCCGGGACCGGcttggtgtacctaataaaagtAACACTCATCATATACAAACAGCACTGTAGCTTCGACGCCCAGCTCACTCAGGTGCTGCCTAGGCTTCAGTGTACCAATGATCCATAG
- the LOC125738812 gene encoding uncharacterized protein LOC125738812 isoform X18, whose protein sequence is MYLTKGVLPGTGQVYLTKGVLPGTDQVYLTKGVLPGTGLMYLTKGVLPGTDQVYLTKGVLPGTDQVYLTKGVLPGTGQVYLTKGVLPGTGQVYLTKGVLPGTGQVYLTKGVLPGTGQVYLTKGVLPGTGQVYLTKGVLPGTGQVYLTKGVLPGTGLVYLIKVTLIIYKQHCSFDAQLTQVLPRLQCTNDP, encoded by the exons ATGTACCTAACGAAAGGCGTCCTGCCCGGGACCGGCCAGGTGTACCTAACGAAAGGCGTCCTGCCCGGTACCGACCAGGTGTACCTAACGAAAGGCGTCCTGCCCGGGACCGGCCTGATGTACCTAACGAAAGGCGTCCTGCCCGGTACCGACCAGGTGTACCTAACGAAAGGCGTCCTGCCCGGTACCGACCAGGTGTACCTAACGAAAGGCGTCCTGCCCGGGACCGGCCAGGTGTACCTAACGAAAGGCGTCCTGCCCGGGACCGGCCAGGTGTAC CTAACGAAAGGCGTCCTGCCCGGGACCGGCCAGGTGTACCTAACGAAAGGCGTCCTGCCCGGGACCGGCCAGGTGTACCTAACGAAAGGCGTCCTGCCCGGGACCGGCCAGGTGTACCTAACGAAAGGCGTCCTGCCCGGGACCGGCCAGGTGTACCTAACGAAAGGCGTCCTGCCCGGGACCGGcttggtgtacctaataaaagtAACACTCATCATATACAAACAGCACTGTAGCTTCGACGCCCAGCTCACTCAGGTGCTGCCTAGGCTTCAGTGTACCAATGATCCATAG
- the LOC125738812 gene encoding elastin-like isoform X2, translated as MYLTKGVLPGTGQVYLTKGVLPGTDQVYLTKGVLPGTGLMYLTKGVLPGTDQVYLTKGVLPGTDQVYLTKGVLPGTGQVYLTKGVLPGTGQVYLTKGVLPGIDQVYLTKGVLPGTGQVYLTKGVLPGTGQVYLTKGVLPGTGQVYLTKGVLPGTGQVYLTKGVLPGTGQVYLTKGVLPGTGQVYLTKGVLPGTGLVYLIKVTLIIYKQHCSFDAQLTQVLPRLQCTNDP; from the exons ATGTACCTAACGAAAGGCGTCCTGCCCGGGACCGGCCAGGTGTACCTAACGAAAGGCGTCCTGCCCGGTACCGACCAGGTGTACCTAACGAAAGGCGTCCTGCCCGGGACCGGCCTGATGTACCTAACGAAAGGCGTCCTGCCCGGTACCGACCAGGTGTACCTAACGAAAGGCGTCCTGCCCGGTACCGACCAGGTGTACCTAACGAAAGGCGTCCTGCCCGGGACCGGCCAGGTGTACCTAACGAAAGGCGTCCTGCCCGGGACCGGCCAGGTGTACCTAACGAAAGGCGTCCTGCCCGGTATCGACCAGGTGTACCTAACGAAAGGCGTCCTGCCCGGGACCGGCCAGGTGTACCTAACAAAAGGCGTCCTGCCCGGGACCGGCCAGGTGTAC CTAACGAAAGGCGTCCTGCCCGGGACCGGCCAGGTGTACCTAACGAAAGGCGTCCTGCCCGGGACCGGCCAGGTGTACCTAACGAAAGGCGTCCTGCCCGGGACCGGCCAGGTGTACCTAACGAAAGGCGTCCTGCCCGGGACCGGCCAGGTGTACCTAACGAAAGGCGTCCTGCCCGGGACCGGcttggtgtacctaataaaagtAACACTCATCATATACAAACAGCACTGTAGCTTCGACGCCCAGCTCACTCAGGTGCTGCCTAGGCTTCAGTGTACCAATGATCCATAG
- the LOC125738812 gene encoding elastin-like isoform X1: MYLTKGVLPGTGQVYLTKGVLPGTDQVYLTKGVLPGTGLMYLTKGVLPGTDQVYLTKGVLPGTDQVYLTKGVLPGTGQVYLTKGVLPGTGQVYLTKGVLPGIDQVYLTKGVLPGTGQVYLTKGVLPGIDQVYLTKGVLPGTGQVYLTKGVLPGTGQVYLTKGVLPGTGQVYLTKGVLPGTGQVYLTKGVLPGTGLVYLIKVTLIIYKQHCSFDAQLTQVLPRLQCTNDP, from the exons ATGTACCTAACGAAAGGCGTCCTGCCCGGGACCGGCCAGGTGTACCTAACGAAAGGCGTCCTGCCCGGTACCGACCAGGTGTACCTAACGAAAGGCGTCCTGCCCGGGACCGGCCTGATGTACCTAACGAAAGGCGTCCTGCCCGGTACCGACCAGGTGTACCTAACGAAAGGCGTCCTGCCCGGTACCGACCAGGTGTACCTAACGAAAGGCGTCCTGCCCGGGACCGGCCAGGTGTACCTAACGAAAGGCGTCCTGCCCGGGACCGGCCAGGTGTACCTAACGAAAGGCGTCCTGCCCGGTATCGACCAGGTGTACCTAACGAAAGGCGTCCTGCCCGGGACCGGCCAGGTGTAC CTAACGAAAGGCGTCCTGCCCGGTATCGACCAGGTGTACCTAACGAAAGGCGTCCTGCCCGGGACCGGCCAGGTGTACCTAACGAAAGGCGTCCTGCCCGGGACCGGCCAGGTGTACCTAACGAAAGGCGTCCTGCCCGGGACCGGCCAGGTGTACCTAACGAAAGGCGTCCTGCCCGGGACCGGCCAGGTGTACCTAACGAAAGGCGTCCTGCCCGGGACCGGcttggtgtacctaataaaagtAACACTCATCATATACAAACAGCACTGTAGCTTCGACGCCCAGCTCACTCAGGTGCTGCCTAGGCTTCAGTGTACCAATGATCCATAG
- the LOC125738812 gene encoding elastin-like isoform X14, with protein MYLTKGVLPGTGQVYLTKGVLPGTDQVYLTKGVLPGTGLMYLTKGVLPGTDQVYLTKGVLPGTDQVYLTKGVLPGTGQVYLTKGVLPGTGQVYLTKGVLPGTGQVYLTKGVLPGTGQVYLTKGVLPGTGQVYLTKGVLPGTGQVYLTKGVLPGTGQVYLTKGVLPGTGLVYLIKVTLIIYKQHCSFDAQLTQVLPRLQCTNDP; from the exons ATGTACCTAACGAAAGGCGTCCTGCCCGGGACCGGCCAGGTGTACCTAACGAAAGGCGTCCTGCCCGGTACCGACCAGGTGTACCTAACGAAAGGCGTCCTGCCCGGGACCGGCCTGATGTACCTAACGAAAGGCGTCCTGCCCGGTACCGACCAGGTGTACCTAACGAAAGGCGTCCTGCCCGGTACCGACCAGGTGTACCTAACGAAAGGCGTCCTGCCCGGGACCGGCCAGGTGTACCTAACGAAAGGCGTCCTGCCCGGGACCGGCCAGGTGTAC CTAACAAAAGGCGTCCTGCCCGGGACCGGCCAGGTGTAC CTAACGAAAGGCGTCCTGCCCGGGACCGGCCAGGTGTACCTAACGAAAGGCGTCCTGCCCGGGACCGGCCAGGTGTACCTAACGAAAGGCGTCCTGCCCGGGACCGGCCAGGTGTACCTAACGAAAGGCGTCCTGCCCGGGACCGGCCAGGTGTACCTAACGAAAGGCGTCCTGCCCGGGACCGGcttggtgtacctaataaaagtAACACTCATCATATACAAACAGCACTGTAGCTTCGACGCCCAGCTCACTCAGGTGCTGCCTAGGCTTCAGTGTACCAATGATCCATAG
- the LOC125738812 gene encoding elastin-like isoform X10 gives MYLTKGVLPGTGQVYLTKGVLPGTDQVYLTKGVLPGTGLMYLTKGVLPGTDQVYLTKGVLPGTDQVYLTKGVLPGTGQVYLTKGVLPGTGQVYLTKGVLPGTGQVYLTKGVLPGTGQVYLTKGVLPGTGQVYLTKGVLPGTGQVYLTKGVLPGTGQVYLTKGVLPGTGQVYLTKGVLPGTGLVYLIKVTLIIYKQHCSFDAQLTQVLPRLQCTNDP, from the exons ATGTACCTAACGAAAGGCGTCCTGCCCGGGACCGGCCAGGTGTACCTAACGAAAGGCGTCCTGCCCGGTACCGACCAGGTGTACCTAACGAAAGGCGTCCTGCCCGGGACCGGCCTGATGTACCTAACGAAAGGCGTCCTGCCCGGTACCGACCAGGTGTACCTAACGAAAGGCGTCCTGCCCGGTACCGACCAGGTGTACCTAACGAAAGGCGTCCTGCCCGGGACCGGCCAGGTGTACCTAACGAAAGGCGTCCTGCCCGGGACCGGCCAGGTGTAC CTAACGAAAGGCGTCCTGCCCGGGACCGGCCAGGTGTACCTAACAAAAGGCGTCCTGCCCGGGACCGGCCAGGTGTAC CTAACGAAAGGCGTCCTGCCCGGGACCGGCCAGGTGTACCTAACGAAAGGCGTCCTGCCCGGGACCGGCCAGGTGTACCTAACGAAAGGCGTCCTGCCCGGGACCGGCCAGGTGTACCTAACGAAAGGCGTCCTGCCCGGGACCGGCCAGGTGTACCTAACGAAAGGCGTCCTGCCCGGGACCGGcttggtgtacctaataaaagtAACACTCATCATATACAAACAGCACTGTAGCTTCGACGCCCAGCTCACTCAGGTGCTGCCTAGGCTTCAGTGTACCAATGATCCATAG